From one Leifsonia soli genomic stretch:
- a CDS encoding RecQ family ATP-dependent DNA helicase, with translation MSRIQEVARESFGWSRLRPRLAEAMEVLLDGGDVLAVMPTGYGKSSLYQVTGTILDGVTIVVSPLISLQEDQVRSLSEATGVPRAVAINSSAGQRERERDWDALTSGEAGFAFLAPEQLANPEVRERLRGIDVSLFAVDEAHCVSSWGHDFRPDYLLLGGVIDELGHPPVVAMTATGAPPVRTEIGERLGLRRPRLFATGFDRPNLRLEVVRHEEDAAKRAAVVAQARRSEGAGLVYVSTRKDAELYAEELLEAGIPAAAYHAGLRRAEREDVYERFMDGRARVVTATSAFGMGIDKHDVRSVVHASVTDSLDSYYQEAGRAGRDGRPALVTLHYRPEDFALTRFFSGGGPDADELARVFGAIALEPGMTRVELAERVDISVRSLGRLLGLLRDAGVLSGSDDDLRAERLDPGAAAAKAVAEAASRQRIEHSRAQLMQEYAETGMCRRQFLLGYFGEELPEPCGNCDTCSSGSAQRWAEEHDASREEAFPLAARVRHETWGPGVVMHTDADRLTVFFDEEGYKVLSLSAVTDGGLLEVLGPTA, from the coding sequence GGCGATGTGCTCGCCGTGATGCCGACCGGTTACGGGAAGTCGTCGCTGTATCAGGTGACCGGCACCATCCTCGACGGCGTGACGATCGTCGTGTCTCCGCTGATCTCCCTGCAGGAGGATCAGGTGCGTTCGCTCAGCGAGGCGACGGGGGTTCCGCGCGCGGTCGCCATCAACTCCTCCGCCGGGCAGCGTGAGCGCGAGCGCGACTGGGATGCGCTGACGTCGGGGGAGGCTGGCTTCGCCTTCCTCGCTCCCGAGCAGCTCGCGAACCCGGAGGTGCGGGAGCGGCTCCGCGGCATCGACGTCTCGCTGTTCGCGGTGGACGAGGCGCACTGCGTGTCCTCCTGGGGTCACGACTTCCGGCCCGACTACCTGCTGCTCGGCGGCGTCATCGACGAGCTGGGGCATCCACCTGTCGTCGCGATGACCGCGACGGGAGCACCGCCCGTGCGCACGGAGATCGGCGAACGGCTCGGCCTCCGCCGCCCTCGGTTGTTCGCGACCGGCTTCGACCGGCCGAACCTCCGGCTGGAGGTCGTGCGCCACGAGGAGGATGCGGCGAAGCGCGCGGCCGTCGTCGCGCAGGCGCGCCGGTCGGAGGGCGCCGGACTGGTCTACGTCTCGACCCGCAAGGACGCCGAGCTGTACGCCGAAGAGCTCCTGGAGGCCGGCATTCCGGCAGCGGCATATCACGCGGGCCTGCGTCGCGCCGAGCGTGAGGACGTCTACGAGCGCTTCATGGACGGCCGCGCCCGCGTGGTCACCGCGACCAGCGCCTTCGGCATGGGCATCGACAAGCACGACGTGCGCTCGGTCGTGCACGCCTCGGTGACCGACTCCCTCGACAGCTACTACCAGGAGGCGGGACGCGCCGGGCGCGACGGCCGGCCGGCGCTGGTCACCCTCCACTACCGCCCGGAGGACTTCGCCCTCACCCGGTTCTTCTCCGGCGGCGGCCCGGACGCCGACGAGCTCGCGCGCGTCTTCGGGGCCATCGCCCTCGAACCGGGCATGACCCGGGTCGAGCTCGCGGAACGCGTCGACATCAGCGTGCGGTCCCTCGGCCGCCTGCTGGGGCTGCTGCGGGATGCCGGCGTGCTCTCCGGGAGCGACGACGACCTGCGCGCGGAACGCCTCGACCCCGGCGCGGCCGCAGCGAAGGCGGTCGCCGAAGCCGCATCCCGGCAGCGCATCGAGCACTCCAGGGCGCAGCTCATGCAGGAATATGCCGAGACCGGAATGTGCCGTAGGCAGTTCCTCCTCGGCTACTTCGGCGAGGAGCTGCCCGAGCCGTGCGGCAACTGCGACACCTGCTCGTCCGGCAGTGCACAGCGCTGGGCGGAGGAGCACGACGCGAGCCGCGAGGAGGCGTTCCCGCTGGCCGCGCGGGTGCGGCACGAGACGTGGGGCCCTGGCGTCGTGATGCACACCGACGCAGACCGCCTCACGGTGTTCTTCGACGAGGAGGGCTACAAGGTCCTGTCGCTCTCGGCCGTCACGGACGGCGGACTGCTCGAGGTTCTCGGCCCCACGGCCTGA